In one window of Duganella dendranthematis DNA:
- the soxZ gene encoding thiosulfate oxidation carrier complex protein SoxZ, whose product MARALIHMSASAKRGEIIEIRALIGHSMETGYRVGADGRLLARDIIRKFACRYNGEQVFGAELHQAISANPYIAFFTVATDSGTLEFTWEGDNGFAHTEKMNLTVSAS is encoded by the coding sequence ATGGCCCGCGCCCTGATCCACATGTCGGCCAGCGCAAAGCGTGGTGAGATTATCGAAATCCGCGCGCTGATCGGCCATTCGATGGAAACCGGTTACCGCGTCGGCGCGGACGGCAGGCTGCTGGCGCGGGACATTATCCGTAAATTCGCGTGCCGCTACAACGGTGAACAGGTGTTCGGAGCGGAGCTGCATCAGGCCATATCTGCCAATCCCTACATTGCCTTCTTCACCGTGGCGACGGACAGCGGCACGCTGGAATTCACATGGGAAGGCGATAACGGTTTTGCCCACACGGAGAAAATGAACCTGACTGTGAGCGCATCATGA
- a CDS encoding xanthine dehydrogenase family protein molybdopterin-binding subunit: MNAPRFPGASRRGFMKMAGGLVVAFHIPFDAMAAEQPPIAKGAADATPEVNAWVVIKPDDSIVIRIARSEMGQGTLTGLAQLVAEELDADWSKVTTEYPSPGQNLARKRVWGSFSTGGSRGVRESHDYVRKGGAIARTMLVQAAADAWKVPASDCVAAASVITHKPTGRTVSYGKVADAAAKLTPPAEVALKDPKDWKLAGKRLARLDTVDKTTGAQIYGMDIKLPGMLNAAIKDCPVFGGTVKSFDAAAAEKRPGVKKIFKLGDTAVVVVADTWWRAKSALDAVTIEWDKGPNAKLSSKDIAATLKAALDAPEAVVGNANGDAKAAIASSKRKIEAVYSFPWLNHATMETMNATAIWTPERCEVWTPTQNGEAALAATAEAAGLPAAKCDIYKMHLGGGFGRRGATHDWVTQTVKIAKEFPGTPIKLIWTREEDMLHGRYHPITQCKLTAGLDDKGNVTALHMRIAGQSILASLGSTLKDGKDPVVFQGLNAPGPEASIGYSFPHLLVDHAMRNPPVPAGFWRGVNLNQNTIYLECFMDELAHATKQDPLAFRRKLMAEHPKHLAVLNAVAEKIGWNKPAPKGVYRGLAQTMGFGSYVAACAEVSVDRKTGKVKILRIVAATDPGYAVNPQQIEAQVEGSFVYGLSAALYGECTLKDGQMEQSNFDTYQVMKLDEMPKVESIIMPSGGFWGGVGEPTIAVAAPAVLNAIFAATGKRVRDLPLKNHSLVKKA; this comes from the coding sequence ATGAACGCGCCGCGTTTTCCTGGCGCCTCGCGCCGTGGCTTCATGAAGATGGCCGGCGGCCTGGTGGTCGCCTTCCACATTCCGTTCGATGCGATGGCGGCGGAGCAGCCACCGATCGCCAAGGGCGCCGCCGACGCTACGCCAGAAGTCAACGCCTGGGTGGTGATCAAGCCGGATGACAGCATCGTGATCCGCATCGCCCGTTCCGAGATGGGGCAGGGCACGTTGACCGGCCTTGCGCAGTTGGTGGCGGAAGAACTGGACGCCGACTGGAGCAAGGTCACCACCGAGTATCCGTCGCCTGGACAAAACCTGGCGCGCAAGCGCGTGTGGGGCAGCTTCTCAACCGGCGGCAGTCGCGGCGTGCGCGAGTCGCACGACTATGTGCGCAAGGGCGGCGCCATCGCCCGCACCATGCTGGTACAAGCCGCAGCCGATGCGTGGAAGGTCCCGGCGTCCGACTGCGTGGCCGCCGCCAGTGTGATCACGCATAAGCCGACCGGCCGCACCGTCAGCTACGGCAAGGTGGCCGATGCCGCCGCCAAACTGACGCCGCCGGCGGAAGTGGCGCTGAAAGATCCGAAGGACTGGAAGCTGGCCGGCAAGCGCCTGGCGCGTCTCGATACGGTCGACAAGACCACCGGTGCGCAAATCTACGGCATGGACATCAAGCTGCCAGGTATGCTGAACGCGGCCATCAAGGACTGCCCGGTATTCGGCGGCACGGTGAAGAGCTTTGACGCTGCCGCTGCCGAGAAGCGTCCGGGTGTGAAGAAGATCTTCAAGCTGGGCGACACCGCCGTGGTGGTGGTGGCCGATACGTGGTGGCGGGCCAAGTCCGCGCTGGATGCAGTCACCATCGAGTGGGACAAGGGACCGAACGCCAAGCTGTCCAGCAAGGACATCGCCGCCACGCTGAAGGCCGCGCTGGATGCGCCGGAGGCGGTGGTCGGCAATGCGAATGGCGACGCCAAGGCGGCCATCGCTTCCTCCAAGCGCAAGATCGAGGCGGTGTATTCCTTCCCATGGCTGAACCACGCGACGATGGAGACCATGAACGCCACCGCGATCTGGACGCCGGAGCGCTGCGAAGTCTGGACGCCGACGCAAAACGGCGAGGCGGCGCTGGCCGCCACCGCCGAAGCGGCCGGCCTGCCCGCCGCCAAGTGCGACATCTACAAGATGCATCTGGGCGGCGGTTTTGGCCGTCGCGGCGCCACGCATGACTGGGTGACGCAGACGGTGAAGATCGCCAAGGAGTTCCCCGGCACGCCGATCAAGTTGATCTGGACGCGCGAGGAGGACATGCTGCACGGCCGTTATCACCCGATCACGCAGTGCAAGCTGACGGCGGGGCTGGATGACAAGGGCAATGTGACGGCGCTGCATATGCGCATTGCCGGGCAGTCGATCCTGGCGTCGCTGGGCTCCACGCTGAAGGATGGTAAAGACCCGGTGGTGTTCCAGGGCTTGAACGCGCCGGGACCGGAAGCGTCGATCGGTTACAGCTTCCCGCATCTGCTGGTGGACCATGCGATGCGCAATCCGCCGGTGCCGGCGGGCTTCTGGCGCGGCGTGAACCTGAACCAGAATACGATTTACCTCGAATGCTTCATGGACGAACTGGCCCACGCGACCAAGCAGGACCCGCTGGCCTTCCGCCGCAAGCTGATGGCGGAGCATCCGAAGCATCTGGCGGTGCTGAACGCGGTGGCCGAGAAGATCGGCTGGAACAAGCCGGCGCCGAAGGGCGTGTATCGCGGGCTGGCGCAGACCATGGGCTTCGGCAGCTACGTCGCCGCCTGCGCCGAGGTGTCGGTGGACCGCAAGACCGGCAAGGTGAAGATTCTGCGCATCGTCGCGGCGACCGATCCGGGATACGCGGTCAATCCGCAGCAGATCGAGGCGCAGGTAGAGGGCTCGTTTGTTTATGGGTTGTCCGCCGCCTTGTACGGCGAATGCACGCTGAAGGATGGGCAGATGGAGCAGTCTAACTTCGATACCTATCAGGTGATGAAGCTGGACGAGATGCCGAAGGTGGAGTCGATCATCATGCCGTCCGGCGGCTTCTGGGGCGGCGTGGGCGAGCCGACGATTGCGGTGGCCGCGCCGGCGGTGCTGAACGCCATCTTCGCCGCCACCGGCAAGCGCGTGCGCGATCTGCCTTTAAAGAACCACAGCCTCGTGAAGAAGGCTTAG
- a CDS encoding OmpW/AlkL family protein encodes MSKSVAAVAAVAATLTLMTANVMAQESPWLVRVRAVHIDTADKSDPVGGVGASDRIHVSNKTIPEFDVSYFFTKNIATELILTYPQKHDVSLDGAKIGTLKHLPPTLTVQYHFLPDASFRPYVGAGVNYTTFSGVNLLGGAGSLEHDSFGLALQAGADVAIDKNWSINFDIKKVQIRSDVMISGAKASRVKVDPVLLGVGIGYRF; translated from the coding sequence ATGAGCAAGTCCGTAGCAGCAGTAGCCGCAGTAGCCGCAACCCTGACCCTGATGACCGCCAACGTGATGGCCCAAGAAAGCCCTTGGCTGGTGCGCGTGCGCGCCGTGCACATCGACACCGCCGACAAATCGGATCCCGTGGGCGGCGTTGGTGCCTCCGACCGCATCCACGTCAGCAACAAGACCATTCCGGAATTCGACGTCTCCTATTTCTTCACCAAGAACATCGCCACCGAGCTGATTCTGACCTACCCGCAAAAGCACGACGTCTCGCTGGACGGCGCCAAGATCGGCACCCTCAAGCACCTGCCGCCGACGCTGACGGTGCAGTACCACTTCCTGCCGGACGCCAGCTTCCGTCCCTATGTCGGTGCGGGCGTGAACTACACCACCTTCTCCGGCGTGAACCTGCTGGGCGGCGCAGGCAGCCTGGAACATGACAGCTTCGGCCTGGCGCTGCAAGCGGGCGCCGATGTGGCGATCGACAAGAACTGGTCGATCAACTTCGACATCAAGAAAGTGCAGATCCGCAGCGATGTGATGATCAGCGGTGCCAAGGCCAGCCGCGTAAAAGTGGACCCGGTACTGTTGGGCGTAGGTATCGGCTACCGCTTCTGA
- a CDS encoding NAD(P)/FAD-dependent oxidoreductase — MKRRQFLHAAGASAFLAGCTTITGQAKPQVVVIGGGYGGATAARYIRLWSDNSIDVTLIEPNARFISCPLSNLVLGGSKQIGDLTMSINALADKHGVRILRDFVTSINADKRTLALAGGQTLNYDRLIVSPGVDFMWDQLPGMLKPDAQDAILHAWKAGAQTVALRAQLEAMPDGGVYAMTIPPAPYRCPPGPYERASQIAFYFSRHKPKSKVLILDANDDVVSKGPLFKKVWKDRYNGIIEYRPSFRTADIDAASRTAISELGDQVQADVLNVIPPQRAGSIAVQSGLANVNARWCGVDFLSFESTQSKNIHVLGDAIAVAPLMPKSAHMANQHAKVCAAAVVDLLSARAPDQHPMLTNTCYSFVSDVEVIHVASVHAYNAERKTLLVVSGSGGVSSAPSALEGDYAMNWARNIWADTLGA, encoded by the coding sequence ATGAAGCGTCGCCAATTTCTGCACGCCGCCGGCGCCAGCGCCTTCCTCGCTGGCTGCACCACCATCACCGGCCAGGCCAAGCCGCAAGTAGTGGTCATCGGCGGCGGCTACGGCGGCGCCACGGCAGCTCGCTACATTCGCCTGTGGAGCGACAATAGCATCGACGTCACGCTGATCGAGCCGAACGCGCGGTTCATCTCCTGTCCGCTGTCCAACCTCGTGCTGGGCGGCTCAAAGCAGATCGGCGACCTGACCATGTCCATCAATGCGCTGGCCGACAAGCACGGCGTGCGTATCCTCCGCGACTTCGTCACCAGTATCAATGCCGACAAACGCACGCTGGCGCTAGCCGGCGGACAGACACTGAACTACGACCGCCTGATCGTCTCGCCCGGCGTCGACTTCATGTGGGACCAGTTGCCCGGTATGCTGAAACCAGACGCGCAGGACGCCATCCTGCACGCGTGGAAAGCCGGCGCGCAAACCGTCGCCCTGCGCGCGCAGCTGGAAGCGATGCCGGACGGCGGCGTCTACGCCATGACCATCCCGCCTGCGCCATACCGCTGCCCGCCCGGTCCCTACGAACGCGCCTCGCAAATCGCCTTTTACTTCAGCCGCCACAAGCCGAAATCCAAAGTCCTGATCCTCGATGCGAACGACGACGTGGTCTCCAAAGGTCCGCTGTTCAAAAAAGTATGGAAGGACCGCTACAACGGCATCATCGAGTATCGTCCATCGTTCCGCACCGCCGACATTGACGCCGCCAGCCGCACCGCCATCTCCGAACTGGGCGACCAGGTGCAGGCCGACGTGCTGAACGTGATCCCGCCGCAACGCGCCGGCAGCATCGCCGTGCAGAGCGGCCTGGCCAACGTCAACGCGCGCTGGTGCGGCGTCGACTTCCTCAGCTTCGAGTCGACGCAAAGCAAAAACATCCACGTGCTAGGCGACGCCATCGCCGTGGCGCCATTGATGCCCAAGTCCGCGCACATGGCCAACCAGCACGCCAAGGTCTGTGCGGCGGCTGTGGTGGACCTGCTCAGCGCCCGCGCGCCAGATCAACATCCGATGCTGACCAATACCTGCTACAGCTTTGTTTCCGACGTGGAGGTGATTCATGTGGCCTCGGTCCACGCCTACAACGCGGAGAGGAAAACGCTGCTGGTGGTGTCCGGCTCGGGCGGCGTGTCATCCGCTCCGAGCGCGCTGGAAGGCGACTATGCAATGAACTGGGCCAGGAATATCTGGGCCGATACATTAGGCGCCTGA
- the soxX gene encoding sulfur oxidation c-type cytochrome SoxX, with protein MTARGSRSGKVASALALLALLPCAAFADDGIASPLPGAVAGDAARGRAIVANRQLGLCLLCHTGPIPEERFQGNLAPDLQGAGQRWTAAQLRLRIVDASQVNPATIMPAYYKTGGLTRVAASYKDKTILTAQQIEDVVAWLQTLKEPAS; from the coding sequence ATGACAGCGCGCGGCAGCAGGAGCGGCAAGGTGGCGAGCGCGCTGGCCCTGCTTGCGCTGCTGCCTTGCGCCGCCTTTGCAGACGACGGCATCGCATCCCCGCTGCCCGGCGCCGTCGCGGGCGACGCTGCACGCGGCCGCGCCATCGTCGCCAACCGTCAGTTGGGGCTATGCCTGCTGTGTCACACCGGCCCCATTCCTGAGGAACGCTTCCAAGGTAACCTCGCTCCCGACCTGCAAGGTGCCGGCCAACGCTGGACTGCAGCGCAACTGCGCCTGCGCATCGTGGACGCCAGCCAGGTCAATCCCGCCACCATCATGCCTGCCTACTACAAGACCGGAGGTCTGACCCGCGTGGCCGCAAGCTACAAAGACAAAACCATCCTGACCGCGCAGCAGATCGAAGACGTGGTGGCCTGGCTGCAAACACTCAAGGAACCCGCATCATGA
- a CDS encoding SoxY-related AACIE arm protein encodes MKRRDLLAAGAGLTMLALVRPASATPVEMAAAINSFTGGAKPQTGKVKFDIAQLIDNGNAVPVTISVDSPMSAADHVSAIGIFTERNPQTEVAIFTLGPRAGKAEVSTRIRLATSQRLMAVVRMSDSSYWSQGVEVIVALAACVEGEEP; translated from the coding sequence ATGAAGCGCCGCGACCTGCTGGCCGCCGGCGCCGGCCTCACCATGCTGGCGCTGGTCCGCCCTGCATCCGCCACGCCGGTGGAGATGGCCGCCGCCATTAACAGCTTCACCGGCGGCGCCAAACCGCAAACGGGCAAGGTGAAGTTCGACATCGCCCAACTGATCGACAACGGCAACGCCGTCCCAGTCACCATCTCGGTGGACAGCCCAATGAGCGCTGCAGACCATGTCAGCGCCATCGGTATCTTCACCGAGCGCAATCCGCAAACGGAAGTAGCGATATTCACGCTAGGCCCACGCGCCGGCAAGGCCGAAGTCTCCACCCGCATCCGCCTCGCCACCTCGCAGCGCCTTATGGCCGTGGTGCGCATGAGCGATAGCAGCTATTGGTCGCAGGGCGTGGAAGTCATCGTCGCACTGGCGGCGTGTGTGGAAGGCGAGGAGCCCTGA
- a CDS encoding (2Fe-2S)-binding protein — protein MAKLNVNGAVMQYEAEDDTPLLWVIREQLGLTGTKYGCGVAQCGACTVHIDGQAVRSCVYPASAVTAAQKITTIEGLSPDGSHPIQKAWAALDVPQCGFCQSGMIMAAAALVRDKPKCTDADIDAAMTNICRCGTYNRVRKAIHVAVRGGDPASAGLSIERIAGSKA, from the coding sequence ATGGCAAAGCTCAACGTCAACGGCGCAGTCATGCAATACGAAGCGGAGGACGATACGCCGCTGCTGTGGGTGATCCGCGAACAGCTGGGACTGACCGGCACCAAGTACGGCTGCGGTGTCGCCCAGTGTGGCGCCTGCACCGTGCATATCGATGGCCAGGCAGTGCGCAGCTGCGTCTATCCGGCATCGGCGGTCACCGCCGCGCAGAAGATCACTACCATCGAAGGCCTGTCGCCAGACGGCTCGCATCCGATTCAGAAAGCATGGGCGGCGCTGGATGTGCCGCAATGCGGTTTCTGCCAGTCCGGCATGATCATGGCCGCCGCCGCGCTGGTGCGCGACAAGCCCAAATGTACCGACGCCGATATCGATGCGGCGATGACCAATATCTGCCGATGTGGCACCTACAACCGCGTGCGCAAGGCGATCCACGTGGCGGTGCGCGGCGGCGATCCGGCCAGCGCCGGCCTGTCGATTGAACGCATCGCAGGGAGCAAGGCATGA
- a CDS encoding c-type cytochrome produces the protein MTLKLIRIALLAAASLMVATTAATAAAAPAISASARLAATCAACHGTNGDTHGSTLPRLAGQPQQALSTSLHAFKTGQRTSTIMTQIAKGYTDEQLDLLAAYFAAQKPGGVK, from the coding sequence ATGACATTGAAGCTGATACGTATCGCCTTGTTGGCCGCCGCCAGCTTAATGGTTGCAACGACTGCTGCAACGGCGGCGGCTGCACCAGCCATCTCCGCCAGCGCGCGCCTCGCCGCCACCTGCGCTGCCTGCCATGGCACCAACGGCGACACCCACGGCAGCACGCTGCCGCGCCTCGCCGGCCAGCCGCAGCAAGCGCTGTCGACCAGCCTGCATGCCTTCAAGACCGGCCAGCGCACCTCCACCATCATGACGCAGATCGCCAAGGGCTACACTGACGAACAACTCGATCTGCTGGCCGCCTACTTCGCCGCGCAAAAGCCGGGAGGCGTCAAATGA
- the soxA gene encoding sulfur oxidation c-type cytochrome SoxA produces MAAGLALVAASALAADDRRSGAEFMSAATQAMQRDDAQNPALLWVANGEAEWNKSCVKCHGDARSSMRGVAARFPAFDAESGKVVNLSQRINLCRERKLHAAPLRLESEELLALEAYLAMQSRGMPVTPPQDANTRAAAARGQQLYNQRIGQLNLSCAQCHDQQWGKRLAASTIPQAHAAVYPIYRLEWQAMGSLQRRLRNCMSGVRAEVPPFGAQELTELEAWLAVRDQGMKMESPGVRP; encoded by the coding sequence TTGGCTGCTGGCCTGGCGCTGGTGGCGGCATCGGCGCTGGCTGCGGACGACCGCCGCTCCGGCGCGGAATTCATGAGCGCCGCCACCCAGGCCATGCAGCGCGACGATGCGCAGAATCCCGCCCTGCTGTGGGTCGCCAACGGCGAAGCGGAGTGGAACAAGTCGTGCGTCAAGTGCCACGGCGACGCGCGCAGCAGCATGCGCGGCGTGGCAGCGCGCTTTCCGGCGTTTGATGCGGAGAGTGGCAAGGTGGTCAACCTGAGCCAGCGCATTAACCTGTGCCGCGAACGTAAGCTGCATGCCGCGCCGCTGCGGCTGGAAAGCGAGGAGCTGCTGGCGCTGGAGGCCTATCTGGCGATGCAGTCGCGCGGCATGCCGGTGACGCCGCCGCAGGATGCCAATACCCGAGCCGCCGCCGCGCGCGGACAGCAGCTGTACAACCAGCGTATCGGGCAGTTGAATTTGTCGTGCGCGCAGTGTCACGACCAGCAGTGGGGCAAGCGCCTCGCGGCCAGCACGATTCCGCAGGCGCATGCGGCGGTGTATCCGATCTATCGACTGGAGTGGCAGGCCATGGGATCGCTACAGCGCCGGCTGCGCAACTGCATGAGCGGCGTGCGCGCCGAAGTGCCGCCGTTTGGCGCGCAGGAGTTGACGGAACTGGAAGCCTGGCTCGCGGTGCGCGACCAGGGCATGAAGATGGAATCGCCGGGAGTAAGACCATGA